The following are encoded in a window of Arthrobacter sp. NicSoilB4 genomic DNA:
- a CDS encoding metalloregulator ArsR/SmtB family transcription factor: MNSLPTLEPATDESCCAPAGAPALGAEEAKQKALVFKALADPNRLRLLSIVKAEATGESCVCDLTEPLDLGQPTVSHHLKILVDAGLLHREKRGTWAYYSLVPGALEQTAGLLATL; encoded by the coding sequence ATGAACTCGCTGCCCACACTTGAGCCGGCCACGGATGAATCGTGCTGCGCCCCGGCGGGCGCGCCCGCCCTGGGCGCTGAGGAGGCAAAGCAGAAGGCCTTGGTCTTCAAGGCGCTGGCCGATCCCAACCGGCTGCGGCTGCTCTCCATCGTCAAGGCAGAAGCAACAGGCGAATCCTGCGTGTGTGACCTCACCGAACCGCTGGACCTGGGCCAGCCCACGGTCTCCCACCATCTGAAGATCCTGGTCGACGCGGGCCTGCTGCACCGCGAGAAACGTGGCACCTGGGCCTATTACTCCCTGGTTCCGGGCGCCCTGGAACAAACGGCCGGCCTCCTGGCCACCCTGTGA
- a CDS encoding MIP/aquaporin family protein, with protein MTSIQPPLWRRAVAELLGTGLLVTIVVGSGIAAQQLSPNDLGLQLLQNSTATVLGLTVLILVLGPVSGAHFNPAVSLADWIMGRRSGTGLSLTELGTYVAAQTLGAVSGSVVANAMFDVGTSISTKERATAGHLFGEVIATAGLILLIFALAATSRGALTAPAVGAYIGAAYWFTSSTSFANPAVTVGRIFSDTFAGIAPASGPGFVVAQLVGAAVGLGLLLILFPSAARTADDVVLPRSSAAARS; from the coding sequence ATGACTTCCATCCAGCCACCGCTGTGGCGTCGTGCCGTCGCTGAACTGCTCGGCACCGGCTTGCTCGTGACCATTGTGGTCGGTTCCGGGATCGCGGCACAGCAGCTCTCCCCCAATGACCTAGGCCTGCAGCTGCTCCAGAACAGCACTGCCACGGTGCTGGGCCTGACGGTGCTGATTCTTGTATTGGGCCCCGTGAGCGGCGCGCACTTCAATCCCGCGGTCTCACTCGCCGACTGGATCATGGGCCGGCGCAGCGGCACAGGCCTGTCCCTCACGGAGCTCGGCACGTATGTGGCTGCCCAGACCTTGGGGGCCGTGAGCGGCAGCGTGGTCGCGAACGCCATGTTCGACGTGGGAACCTCCATCTCCACGAAAGAGCGCGCAACCGCGGGCCACCTGTTCGGTGAGGTCATTGCCACCGCAGGGCTCATCCTGCTGATCTTCGCCCTGGCCGCCACCTCCCGCGGCGCCCTCACCGCGCCCGCGGTGGGCGCCTACATCGGGGCCGCGTACTGGTTCACATCCTCGACGTCGTTCGCGAACCCGGCCGTAACGGTGGGTCGCATCTTCAGTGATACCTTCGCGGGCATCGCCCCGGCGTCCGGTCCGGGATTCGTTGTGGCGCAACTGGTCGGCGCGGCGGTAGGCCTTGGCCTCCTCCTCATCCTGTTCCCCTCCGCGGCCCGCACCGCGGACGACGTCGTTCTTCCGCGCAGTTCAGCGGCGGCCCGCTCCTAG
- a CDS encoding helix-turn-helix domain-containing protein gives MNIEAADGFRARVAKHAALADPARLRIVDLLTLGDFSPTELQAGLGMPSNLLSHHLRTLEEAGLATRHRSEADRRRSYIRLAPGALEGLVPGAEHEARRVLFVCTRNSARSQLAVALWRQVSEIPSTSAGTHPADRIAAGAIDVARRHGVALADLPPRRLDEVADDEDFVVTVCDNAHEEIPKVGGIHWSIPDPLRLNTEDAFEGAFADIARRIGDLAPRLHAA, from the coding sequence ATGAATATTGAGGCAGCGGACGGTTTTCGGGCGCGGGTAGCCAAACATGCGGCCTTGGCCGATCCTGCGCGGCTGCGCATCGTTGATCTGCTGACCCTGGGAGACTTCTCCCCGACGGAGCTGCAGGCCGGGTTGGGGATGCCGTCAAACCTGCTGTCCCATCATCTGCGCACGCTGGAAGAGGCGGGGCTGGCAACCCGCCACCGCTCCGAGGCTGACCGGCGCCGCAGCTACATCCGGCTGGCTCCCGGCGCCCTGGAGGGCCTGGTGCCCGGGGCCGAACACGAGGCCCGGCGCGTATTGTTCGTCTGCACGCGAAACAGTGCACGGTCCCAGCTTGCCGTCGCACTCTGGCGGCAGGTCAGCGAGATCCCCTCGACTTCCGCGGGCACCCACCCCGCGGACCGCATCGCCGCCGGCGCCATCGACGTCGCCCGCCGCCACGGCGTCGCCCTCGCGGACCTTCCCCCGCGCAGGCTGGATGAAGTGGCGGACGATGAAGACTTCGTTGTAACCGTGTGCGATAACGCCCACGAGGAAATCCCCAAAGTGGGAGGGATTCACTGGTCGATTCCGGATCCGCTCCGGCTAAACACCGAGGACGCCTTCGAGGGCGCCTTCGCCGATATCGCCCGCCGCATCGGCGACCTGGCGCCCCGCCTGCACGCCGCCTAG
- a CDS encoding arsenate reductase ArsC → MSTETAKKPSVLFVCVHNAGRSQMAAAFLTTLGEGRIEVRSAGSQPADKVNPAAVEAMAELGIDMSAEIPKILTTEAVKESDVVITMGCGDTCPIFPGKRYEDWELEDPAGQGVESVRPIRDDIKARIEDLIASLTPAAR, encoded by the coding sequence GTGAGCACCGAAACCGCCAAGAAGCCGTCCGTCCTGTTCGTCTGCGTCCACAACGCCGGCCGCTCCCAGATGGCCGCCGCGTTCCTCACCACGCTGGGCGAGGGCCGCATCGAGGTCCGTTCCGCCGGCTCGCAGCCCGCCGACAAGGTCAACCCGGCCGCCGTCGAGGCCATGGCCGAACTCGGAATCGACATGTCGGCGGAGATCCCCAAGATCCTCACCACCGAGGCCGTCAAGGAATCCGACGTCGTCATCACCATGGGCTGCGGCGATACCTGCCCGATCTTCCCGGGCAAGCGCTACGAGGACTGGGAACTCGAGGACCCGGCCGGCCAGGGCGTCGAGTCCGTCCGCCCCATCCGCGACGACATCAAGGCCCGCATCGAGGACCTGATCGCGTCCCTCACGCCCGCCGCCAGGTAG
- the trxB gene encoding thioredoxin-disulfide reductase, with amino-acid sequence MTEQLIIIGSGPAGYTAAIYAARAGLKPLVIAGAVTAGGALMNTTEVENFPGFPGGIQGPELMDGLQQQAEKFGAQVVFDDVTEVTLTGHLKRVVTGAGETHQAPAVILATGSAYKELGLPEEKTFSGHGLSWCATCDGFFFRDQDIIVVGGGDSAMEEATFLTRFGKTVTVVVRKGELRASRIMAQRAKDNPKISFAWNSAVTAIHGNGKVTGVTLTDTRTGETREHAATGIFVAIGHVPRTELLHGQVDLDAEGYIKVDSPTTVTNRSGVFACGDAVDHRYRQAITAAGTGCAAALDAERYLAALDDADSIATALVEDPTHA; translated from the coding sequence ATGACTGAACAGCTGATCATCATCGGGTCCGGCCCCGCCGGCTACACTGCCGCGATCTACGCCGCCCGCGCCGGGCTCAAACCGCTCGTCATCGCCGGAGCCGTCACCGCGGGAGGCGCCCTGATGAACACCACCGAAGTGGAAAACTTCCCCGGCTTCCCCGGCGGCATCCAGGGTCCCGAGCTCATGGACGGGCTCCAGCAGCAGGCCGAGAAGTTCGGTGCGCAGGTGGTGTTCGACGACGTCACGGAGGTGACGCTCACCGGTCACCTCAAGCGCGTGGTCACCGGCGCCGGCGAGACCCACCAGGCGCCCGCCGTCATCCTCGCCACCGGCTCCGCCTACAAGGAACTCGGGCTGCCCGAAGAGAAAACGTTCAGCGGCCACGGGCTCTCCTGGTGCGCCACCTGCGACGGGTTCTTCTTCCGCGACCAGGACATCATCGTCGTCGGCGGCGGGGACTCGGCCATGGAGGAGGCAACCTTCCTGACCCGCTTCGGAAAGACCGTCACCGTGGTGGTCCGCAAGGGCGAGCTGCGCGCATCCCGGATCATGGCCCAGCGCGCCAAGGACAACCCCAAGATCAGCTTCGCGTGGAACTCCGCCGTCACGGCTATCCACGGCAACGGCAAAGTCACCGGCGTCACCCTGACCGACACCCGCACCGGCGAAACCAGGGAACACGCCGCCACCGGCATCTTCGTCGCGATCGGCCACGTCCCGCGCACGGAGCTGCTCCACGGCCAGGTGGACCTCGACGCCGAGGGCTACATCAAGGTGGACTCACCCACCACCGTCACCAACCGCTCCGGCGTCTTCGCCTGTGGGGACGCCGTGGACCACCGCTACCGGCAGGCCATCACCGCCGCCGGGACCGGCTGCGCCGCCGCCCTCGACGCCGAACGCTACCTCGCCGCGCTGGACGACGCCGACAGCATCGCCACCGCCCTGGTCGAGGACCCCACCCACGCCTGA
- a CDS encoding FAD-dependent oxidoreductase, translating to MAVTTNLPVAVIGAGPVGLAAAAHLLERGIEPLIFEAGPSAGAAIEQWRHIRLFSPWRYNLDAAAVRLLEADGWESPRPTALPYGGELIDNYLAPLAALPAISSRLQTGAKVIAVTRAGMDKTHTRNRETTPFTVRVEHGDEEVRDHAVAGVLDASGTWSTRNPLGTSGLPAIGEDSAADRISAPLPDVTGRDRTAFAGRRVLVVGAGHSAANTLISLADLAKQEPGTRILWAVRGPSAEKVYGGGDADGLPARGQLGARLRRLVDAGTIELHTGFGIGSLKSLASHVTVESVDGRTLDADVVVPCTGFRPDLDILRELRLNLDPAVEAPVELGPLIDPEFHSCGTVPPHGAALLAQPDNDFYIVGMKSYGRAPTFLLATGYEQVRSVAAALAGDREAADTVQLELPETGVCSSDSGTSCDVPASAAAASAAETSGGCCAAPEPVLVGFPTGLAHGRSGEN from the coding sequence ATGGCTGTGACCACCAACCTTCCCGTAGCTGTCATTGGCGCCGGGCCCGTCGGCCTCGCCGCAGCGGCGCACCTGCTCGAGCGCGGGATCGAGCCGCTGATCTTCGAAGCCGGCCCGTCCGCGGGGGCCGCCATCGAGCAGTGGCGCCACATCCGGCTGTTCTCCCCCTGGCGGTACAACCTCGATGCCGCCGCAGTGCGCCTGCTTGAAGCCGACGGCTGGGAATCGCCCAGGCCCACGGCCCTGCCCTACGGCGGGGAACTCATCGACAATTACCTCGCCCCGCTGGCTGCGCTCCCGGCCATCAGCTCGCGGCTGCAGACCGGTGCCAAAGTTATCGCCGTGACCCGAGCCGGCATGGACAAGACCCACACGCGCAACCGCGAGACCACCCCGTTCACCGTCCGGGTAGAGCATGGGGACGAAGAGGTCCGCGACCACGCTGTGGCAGGAGTCCTTGACGCCTCCGGCACCTGGTCCACCCGCAACCCGCTGGGAACCTCGGGGCTTCCGGCCATCGGCGAAGACTCTGCCGCGGACCGGATCTCCGCGCCGCTCCCGGACGTCACCGGCCGTGACCGCACCGCGTTTGCCGGCCGCCGTGTCCTGGTCGTCGGTGCCGGCCACTCCGCCGCCAACACCCTGATCAGCCTCGCCGACCTGGCCAAGCAAGAACCGGGCACCCGGATCCTGTGGGCGGTCCGCGGACCGTCCGCCGAGAAGGTTTACGGTGGCGGCGACGCCGACGGGCTGCCCGCCCGCGGCCAGCTCGGTGCCCGCCTGCGCCGCCTGGTCGACGCCGGGACCATCGAACTGCACACCGGATTCGGCATCGGCTCGCTGAAATCCCTCGCCTCGCACGTGACCGTCGAATCCGTGGACGGCCGGACCCTCGACGCCGACGTCGTCGTTCCGTGCACTGGTTTCCGCCCGGATCTGGATATCCTGCGTGAACTCCGGCTGAACCTGGACCCTGCCGTCGAAGCACCTGTGGAGCTCGGCCCGCTGATCGACCCTGAATTCCATTCCTGCGGCACCGTCCCCCCTCACGGCGCGGCTCTGCTGGCCCAACCGGACAATGACTTTTACATCGTGGGCATGAAGTCCTACGGCCGGGCGCCCACCTTCCTGCTGGCCACCGGCTACGAACAAGTCCGCTCCGTCGCGGCCGCCCTCGCCGGCGACCGCGAGGCCGCGGACACTGTCCAGCTCGAACTGCCGGAGACCGGCGTCTGCTCCTCGGATAGCGGCACCAGCTGCGACGTACCGGCGTCCGCCGCCGCGGCTTCAGCCGCCGAGACCTCCGGGGGCTGCTGCGCCGCTCCCGAACCGGTCCTCGTCGGGTTCCCCACCGGGCTTGCCCACGGCCGGTCCGGCGAAAACTGA
- a CDS encoding low molecular weight phosphatase family protein: MTETTTKPSVLFVCSKNGGKSQLAAGLMRRLANGTVTVHSAGTKPGTSLNPQSVDSLAELGVDIAGEHPKPVTDEELNAADVVVVLGSEAKVEPREGKRVEVWATDEPSERGIEGMERMRLMRNDIKARVEKLYAELAGN; this comes from the coding sequence ATGACTGAAACCACGACAAAGCCCAGCGTCCTGTTCGTCTGCAGCAAGAACGGCGGGAAGTCCCAGCTCGCCGCCGGTCTGATGAGACGGCTCGCAAATGGGACGGTCACGGTGCACTCGGCCGGGACCAAGCCCGGCACGTCGCTGAACCCCCAGTCCGTGGACTCGCTGGCGGAACTCGGCGTCGATATCGCCGGCGAACACCCGAAACCGGTCACGGACGAAGAGCTGAACGCTGCCGACGTCGTGGTAGTCCTGGGCAGCGAGGCAAAAGTCGAACCCCGCGAGGGCAAGCGGGTCGAGGTCTGGGCTACGGACGAGCCCTCTGAACGCGGCATCGAAGGCATGGAACGCATGCGCCTGATGCGGAACGACATCAAGGCTCGCGTCGAGAAGCTGTACGCGGAGCTCGCCGGGAACTGA
- a CDS encoding VOC family protein: protein MDARLFAYLSYRDAPAALSWMEHVGFSLVRRQDSGPGAVAHAEVRMGDAVIMVSSADADYQRPALTGRSTGSGLYLLVDDVDDFYRKALSGGGSAVIPPEETEWGTRRARVLDPEGQEWSAGTYEPGASW from the coding sequence ATGGACGCCCGGCTTTTCGCCTACCTCAGTTACCGTGACGCGCCGGCGGCACTGTCATGGATGGAGCACGTCGGGTTTTCCTTGGTCCGCCGCCAGGATTCCGGTCCCGGCGCAGTCGCACACGCCGAGGTCCGCATGGGTGATGCCGTCATCATGGTCTCGAGCGCCGATGCGGACTACCAGCGGCCCGCACTGACCGGCAGATCCACGGGCAGCGGGCTCTATCTCCTGGTCGATGACGTTGATGACTTCTACCGGAAAGCCTTGTCGGGCGGGGGGAGTGCCGTGATCCCGCCGGAAGAGACGGAATGGGGCACGCGCAGGGCAAGGGTGCTTGACCCCGAAGGGCAGGAGTGGAGCGCCGGGACGTACGAGCCCGGTGCCAGCTGGTAG
- a CDS encoding MarR family transcriptional regulator, translating into MNANSPSGSGYWYGPDDGLDPPGAVLQALREYRNVEVARRRSTRDSMGMGETDLLALRYLLRAQAAGEQAGPKDLSRVLGITTASTTSLIDRLVSSGHVRREPHPTDRRSLVIVPTAATDSEVRATLGEMHRRMMAVAEGLSDEEARTVVRFLRRMSEAIAEPVSHGVR; encoded by the coding sequence ATGAACGCGAACAGCCCCTCCGGTTCCGGGTATTGGTATGGACCCGACGACGGTCTCGACCCGCCCGGCGCCGTCCTCCAGGCCCTTCGTGAGTACCGCAACGTCGAAGTCGCCAGGCGGCGATCCACCAGGGATTCCATGGGGATGGGCGAGACGGACCTTCTGGCACTGAGGTACCTGTTGCGCGCCCAGGCCGCGGGCGAGCAGGCGGGGCCCAAGGACCTCAGCCGCGTCCTGGGAATCACCACGGCTTCCACCACCTCGTTGATCGACCGGCTCGTCAGCAGTGGACATGTCCGCCGCGAGCCGCACCCCACGGACCGGCGCTCGCTCGTGATCGTCCCCACGGCGGCAACGGATTCCGAGGTCCGCGCCACACTGGGGGAGATGCACCGCAGGATGATGGCCGTCGCGGAAGGCCTTAGCGACGAGGAGGCGAGGACTGTGGTCCGGTTCCTGCGTCGCATGAGCGAAGCCATTGCCGAGCCAGTGAGCCACGGCGTCCGTTGA
- a CDS encoding serine/threonine-protein kinase, whose product MTPPSTQALAERPAAAAVPAAGLGANVLALPDAPEGRFLVHELLGRGATATVFRGTDLQDGRPVAIKVAEGPDPRQTERIHAEARVLASLDHPAIVTFVAEGVVPAGDQWAGRPFLVEEYVYGGSLAERIRSGAAAAGDVARWAESALSGLAHVHARGLVHRDIKPANILVSELRRSAVRIADFGIATPAGAELEPGDSSGTVHYMSPEQAAGRHPGAPGDIYSLGLVLLECLTGAKAFPGTPIESLVARTLRDPGIPAGLGAPWVSLLAAMTAMDPAARPSAAAAARLAAKLPRAS is encoded by the coding sequence TTGACCCCGCCCTCCACGCAAGCCCTGGCTGAACGCCCCGCCGCCGCTGCGGTCCCCGCTGCCGGACTCGGCGCCAACGTGCTGGCGCTTCCGGACGCTCCGGAAGGGCGCTTCCTCGTCCACGAGCTTTTGGGCCGGGGTGCCACCGCGACGGTGTTCCGCGGGACGGACCTGCAGGACGGGCGGCCGGTCGCCATCAAGGTCGCCGAGGGCCCCGACCCGCGGCAGACGGAACGGATCCACGCCGAGGCGCGTGTCCTGGCCTCGCTGGACCATCCCGCGATCGTCACGTTCGTCGCCGAGGGCGTCGTCCCGGCGGGTGACCAGTGGGCGGGCCGCCCGTTCCTCGTCGAGGAGTATGTCTACGGCGGAAGCCTCGCCGAGCGGATCCGCAGCGGCGCTGCCGCCGCCGGCGACGTGGCCCGCTGGGCCGAGTCGGCGCTGTCCGGGCTGGCGCACGTCCACGCCCGCGGGCTGGTCCACCGGGACATCAAGCCCGCCAACATCCTGGTCAGTGAACTGCGGCGTTCCGCGGTCCGGATCGCCGATTTCGGCATCGCCACCCCCGCCGGAGCCGAACTGGAACCTGGCGATTCGTCCGGCACCGTGCACTACATGAGCCCCGAGCAGGCAGCCGGCCGGCATCCCGGTGCGCCCGGCGACATCTACTCCCTGGGGCTGGTGCTGCTGGAGTGCCTCACCGGGGCCAAGGCGTTCCCCGGCACTCCGATTGAATCCCTGGTGGCCCGGACCCTTCGCGATCCCGGCATCCCGGCCGGACTCGGCGCGCCCTGGGTGTCGCTGCTGGCCGCCATGACCGCCATGGACCCCGCGGCACGGCCTTCGGCTGCCGCGGCCGCACGGCTCGCCGCAAAGCTTCCGCGCGCATCCTGA
- a CDS encoding GGDEF domain-containing protein has protein sequence MVLLDRSTLMVVFAVMTLTMLVLFYFDTYRKSRAPFAGWWCGAVASFFLAAAFYFMGEVQGVAWSPSAGNGVMVLGSGCVWAGTRSLAGRRIRPWLLGIPATAAVLVDVAVRYSDHARLGSIVLLALMGTAIGLASVELWRERAESWHLVRSLAVATAGCAAYYLSRTVGLAVLGPADPLFQVLFGTGVTLLMAMVLLVVVSSSITSLNYARRTEDLKELASRDGLTGLLNRGEFMHQAHRRLRANLAAGVDTAIVMADLDRFKAINDRFGHDAGDGVIRAFADACRSAVRDVDLVGRYGGEEFALLLDGVDAEEGVRIAHRINASMAERSSLPDGVEPPTASFGVVDSRDRNAGLQRLLREADRALYEAKAGGRNRAVIGFTAAGAPAG, from the coding sequence ATGGTGCTGCTCGACCGGTCTACGCTCATGGTGGTCTTCGCCGTGATGACGCTGACGATGCTGGTCCTGTTCTACTTCGACACGTACCGCAAGAGCCGGGCCCCCTTCGCGGGGTGGTGGTGCGGCGCTGTCGCCTCGTTCTTCCTGGCCGCCGCGTTCTACTTCATGGGCGAGGTCCAGGGGGTGGCCTGGTCCCCCAGCGCGGGCAACGGTGTGATGGTGCTGGGCTCCGGTTGCGTCTGGGCCGGCACCCGCTCGCTGGCAGGCCGAAGGATCCGGCCCTGGCTGCTGGGGATTCCGGCGACGGCTGCCGTCCTCGTCGACGTCGCCGTCCGCTACTCAGACCATGCCCGGCTCGGCAGCATCGTCCTGTTGGCCCTGATGGGGACGGCGATCGGCCTGGCGTCCGTGGAATTGTGGCGCGAACGGGCTGAATCCTGGCACCTGGTCCGGTCCCTCGCCGTCGCGACGGCCGGCTGCGCCGCCTATTACCTGAGCCGGACGGTGGGCCTTGCCGTGCTGGGCCCGGCGGATCCGCTATTCCAGGTGCTGTTCGGCACCGGCGTGACCCTGCTGATGGCGATGGTCCTGCTGGTGGTTGTTTCCTCCAGCATCACTTCGCTGAACTACGCCCGCCGGACCGAGGACCTGAAGGAGCTGGCCTCCCGGGACGGGCTGACCGGGCTGCTGAACCGCGGGGAATTCATGCACCAGGCCCACCGCAGGCTCCGTGCCAACCTCGCCGCCGGCGTCGACACGGCGATTGTGATGGCCGACCTGGACCGGTTCAAGGCAATCAATGACCGTTTCGGGCATGACGCGGGCGACGGCGTCATCCGGGCTTTCGCCGACGCCTGCCGCTCGGCGGTGCGCGACGTCGACCTGGTGGGCCGCTACGGCGGCGAGGAGTTCGCACTGCTGCTCGACGGCGTCGACGCCGAAGAGGGCGTCCGGATCGCCCACCGGATCAACGCCTCGATGGCCGAACGCAGTTCCCTGCCCGACGGCGTGGAACCGCCAACGGCGAGCTTTGGCGTGGTGGACTCACGCGACCGGAACGCCGGGCTGCAGCGCCTGCTCCGGGAAGCCGACCGCGCCCTGTATGAGGCCAAAGCGGGAGGCCGCAACCGGGCGGTCATCGGGTTCACCGCCGCGGGCGCCCCGGCGGGCTGA
- a CDS encoding PHP domain-containing protein → MDAVDALNEIAFWLERELAPAFKIQAFRKAAGTIAGLGPEELAARARDGRLKRTKGIGDRTFQVISQALDGDVPEYLAGLRSRGAQPLVPGGHELLAALRSDLHSHSDWSDGGSPIEAMVGAARLLGREYLALTDHSPNLKVANGLSAGRLAEQLAIVDEINADDGGFRLLRGIEVDILEDGTLDQTPEMLDRLDVVVASVHSKLRSDKRTMTRRMLGAIADPHTNVLGHCTGRLVQGGRGTRPASEFDAEAVFAACAEHNVAVEINARPERQDPPGALIEVALDAGCLFSIDSDAHAPGQLDFLQYGAERAERNHVPAERIVTTWPLDRLLEWAGSRR, encoded by the coding sequence ATGGATGCCGTGGACGCGCTCAATGAGATTGCCTTCTGGCTCGAACGCGAGCTCGCACCGGCGTTCAAGATCCAGGCGTTCCGCAAAGCCGCCGGGACCATCGCCGGCCTCGGGCCGGAGGAACTGGCCGCCCGGGCCCGTGACGGCAGGCTGAAGCGGACCAAAGGGATCGGCGACCGGACCTTCCAGGTCATCAGCCAGGCGCTCGACGGCGACGTTCCGGAGTATCTGGCCGGGCTGAGGAGCCGGGGGGCCCAGCCTCTGGTGCCGGGCGGCCACGAGCTGCTGGCCGCGCTGCGCAGTGACCTGCACAGCCACAGCGACTGGTCGGACGGCGGATCCCCGATCGAGGCCATGGTGGGCGCCGCCAGGCTGCTTGGCCGCGAGTACCTCGCGCTGACGGATCATTCCCCCAACCTCAAGGTCGCCAACGGGTTGAGCGCCGGGCGGCTCGCCGAACAGCTCGCCATTGTCGATGAGATCAATGCGGACGACGGCGGCTTCCGCCTCTTGCGGGGCATCGAGGTCGACATCCTCGAGGACGGCACCCTGGACCAGACTCCGGAGATGCTGGACCGGCTGGATGTCGTGGTCGCCAGCGTGCATTCGAAGCTTCGCTCCGACAAGCGCACCATGACGCGCCGGATGCTCGGCGCCATCGCCGACCCGCACACCAACGTGCTCGGCCACTGCACCGGCCGCCTGGTGCAAGGCGGCCGGGGCACCCGCCCGGCGTCGGAGTTCGACGCCGAAGCGGTGTTCGCGGCCTGTGCGGAGCACAACGTCGCCGTTGAAATCAATGCACGGCCCGAACGTCAGGACCCGCCGGGCGCCCTCATCGAGGTGGCCCTCGACGCAGGCTGCCTGTTCAGCATCGACAGCGATGCCCACGCCCCGGGCCAGCTCGATTTCCTGCAGTATGGTGCCGAACGGGCCGAACGCAACCATGTGCCGGCGGAGCGGATCGTCACCACGTGGCCCCTGGACCGCCTGCTGGAGTGGGCAGGTTCGAGGCGCTGA